The window aaatatgttgtgTGAAGACTAAATTGTCGTTTAGGgtaattcaataatatttttttcactcaTTTCAAGTGATAAGTCAATAAAAGACGCTCAGTCTTTCTATGAACGGGATTATTGAGTgagttatagtaaaaaaaaatttgattttgcaATCAATCATCTCCTGAGGTTACATTTCAAAAAGTAAAACTGTAATGTTAATCGTGCGTAGATACCTGATGGCAATACGGCCTAGCTTCGCTGGTGGATCATATTCACTTTCGACTTTATGACTGCACAATGCAGACATAGCTTATACGTTTTTACTCAGCTTAAAAGCTTTACGTTTGATTTCTtataatggaaaataattatCACGGTTTAAAGTCACGTTCTCCCATATGTTTTTCACTCTCGTCTAAAGCAAGTTCTCTGAGGCATGATTTCTTACATTCTGGAAACTAAATTGAATGTAACTTCAAACTTAACTAGATGATTGTAAGTTAGGTATCATGTGACAAAGAAATTAATAACTTTTTGTGATAGTGCTTTCCTTCAACTTATAACTGAACTTCCTTAAACTGAACCCAACAAAGATTCTACACGTAAACTTACTAGTAGCACGTTCCTAAATTTCAATTTTTCGCTAAGTTATATGAgtgagttttatttttattcatttcagtTGAGTAAAGTTGTTTCCCTGCAGCCTTGATTCTATAAATTGAGTTTTTTAGCACATACATATGtctaaattgaaaaatataattaaattaaaacatcacaTCAGTTCAAATTCCTAGTTCAGCATTCGGACTAGAGGAAAGCAAGATTTTACCGTGGACTCTTTTTATATCCTCCTGTCCCAGTTACCTTCTTAAACACCACATGCTTTCATCttattattcaaataattttttttaaatgtgtctttttcctgttcttttttttatattgtactcGTTATACGTTCCAACATTTTTTCTCTATAACCACCGTTGCTTGTTTCGTATTTATGGCGCCTATTATACGACTTATTAAAGTACATAATTGAATTGTGTGTGGTGCACGTACAGGCGACCCAAGCCCGCAGTGCGCGTGCGAGGGAGTTCACACACGTGCGAGGGAGTTCACACACGTGCGAGGGAGTTCACACACGTGCGAGGGAGTTCACACACGTGCGAGCTGAAGTACCTGCGAGCCACGGTAAGTCACCTTATTCGCACAGCCATTTATTAGCATTTATTTCATTCTTACCTACTAATTTGTCTGTACACGGACCAGTCAGAACGATTTAATACAGTTTCTGCACTGCCGCGATCCTAAAGTACTCTTTATACTGAAGCACTGGTTGCAAATTACATTTCAGGACACTGTTTTTATTTACGTTGAACACTGTTGACTAGTGGAATTTTTGAGGGACTTATTTTTAGCACaataacaagaaatatattgcataATTGTTGCATAGTAAGccgttataaatacttttttttaacgttcTGGGGGCGCGCTTATTAGACAAAAATTAACTGCATtacagaattgaaactttttaggttcagATAAAATGATATTGATTAAttcattatatagttattttAACCTCTACATTCAAATGTATGAAATATGTGAGTATTTTGAAAGCAAAGAAAGTAAAGAACTACTTCTTTCTGAAAGATATTTAAACCACACCATAAGTATCTAGCAGCATTGCCTTAAAACCTAAaatgattttgttttgtaattcaaTTCATTTCCCGTATTTGTACGCCCCTGAAACTTTTCAATCTGTAAAAATTTTGTTACGTGGTGCGCGCGCAAAGTAAAAATTActctcataattttattttataatgcgcCTAAATAAGTGTAACTTCAAATTGTTGTTTATTTGAAAATGCAGCCCGAGGGTGTGGTGACCCTTGTCCCCAGAGCTAGCGGGCGCTGCCCAACCCAGCAGGCTGCAGCCTGGCCGCCTGGCGAACAGCGAGCCTGCCCACCTGGGCCAGTTCCCCTACCAGGCGCTCATAGTGGGCGACCACACCTCCGTGTGTGGCGGGTCGCTCATCTCGGAGGCGTGGGTCCTCACCAGTGGCCTCTGCGCCTACCAGTGAGTCGCCCTCCACTCCTGCACTCCCGGTACTTCCAGGTGCATTCTCCTGTTCATGCACGTACACTCCTGCTGGCATATATGTCTCAATCCATGCATTCCTGGTACCTGCCAACCATTCTCTCTGATTCTCCCATGCACATCTTCTCCTCCCTGCTTTATTCCTCGATGTTTGCTCCTGTGCCTGATTACTCCGCGAGTGTGCCGTGTACACTCGGGTGGACACGAATCCCTCGTGCACCTACACTCTTGATACTTCCCAAACCATTTACTCCTGAACGCCTGATTCGTCCATGAATTTCCCCTCCTGCATGCCTTATTCCTGCCGGCAATACATTTTAgcaaataaaatagtttcatatttaattatatcgaTACAAGGTCTGCTGTGTTTGGAAAGTCATTTGGTGACATATTTTAAAATAGGTGTTACCTCCACGCCCGACGAGGTGATGAAAGCGTGGCGGATGTCTACGTGATGGGAACATCTTACAGAGTTGGAGATGCCCGGCGCCACCTCAGTGTTGAGTAGCATCGAGTGGAGGAGCAGACTCGTGGCTTGTTTGACCCCAGTGGCTGTTCGGCTAATTATGAGCAGCTAGGAGCTACGAATACCCTACAATAGACACTTCAATATGGTGTTAGCTTCTACGAGATGATACTCACGAATATTCGATTCCGTCTTAGCACTAAAAAGTACAGTTACAGCAATACAATTGTTGCTAAACGATAAGGCTTTTGAAGAAGACACAGCTATTCCAAATGATAATGTTGAAACTGCTACCATTATAGCTGAACGAATTAAACCACAAGGAACCCAACCGTGGTCTACACGCGTGCACAACGTAACGAAGTGTATCTCAGGGGGATCAGGCTCCCACTCCAAAGACGGCCAGGGCACTAGATATGTTAAGTTTAGTACTTTCCTAAGTTTGTGTAACGTAATTTTTGTGAAGTAGGCCAAATGATTAAGTCGAAAGAACTATAAAAGtaggtaataaataaatgaaaggaAAAGAAGTCCAGGCATGTTCTTATCTTATTTTCAGTAACGCACCCAGTCCTTGGGAAATTGTGCAAATAGTTCGTTTGTTCGCTGTTGCAGCCAGTCCAGTTTCCAGGTGTCTCTGGGGCTGACCAACATGTCGGACAGTGAGCGTGGCAAGAAGACCTTCGTCTCCCGGGAGGCGATACTGCACGAAGACTTCAACATCTACACCTTCGTCAACGACATTGCGCTCATTCATGTCACGGCTCACGTCATCTTCTCACGTGAGCAGTGAAGGATTCTTGCCACTGGGAAAGATTGCTTCAAAACATAATGTTGGGCTCGCGCCGTTGCTAGTTGACACAGTGTGGTCTTAGAGAAACCACGAGAATATAGAAGAAAGtagaatacacaaacacacagaaaaacaagccaaaatcaaccTATGTCAGCTGCGTGAATCCATAGACAACACAGAGAATCCCgtagaaggaattagtcagaGCAATATCACGGCAAAGACGAACCCAGTGGGCTCACAACGACAAGACAGTTGCGACAAcaacagtaaatacaaacaaacCAAAATCTTGGACAACGCCGCGACTAACAGAGGAATACTTGCAGTGATATTAAAAAATCTTCCCTATTGTTATAATCATTCAAACAACGGAGAAGATTTTATGTCCACAAAATCTTGAACATACGAGGGGGATTCTAAACGTAAAGAAGGTGTAAGGAGCCGAGCAGTTCTGCCAACCCGCCCATTCCTCCGTCAGTCCGACAACTCCTGTGCTGGTAGTAGTGTTACCTTCAAGTGTGAGGTCCATGTTATAGTGCAAATAAGTCAATCATATCGACATTTGTACACAGATAACCCCGGTTTATGGTAATGTGGTTAGAAAATAGTGCACCATGTTTAATGGCGAGCGAACGAATACTCACGATGATGAACGCTCGGGCCGACCTTCAGTTGAGGCACACGAACTAAAACAAGGATTGAGGAAACAATTCAACAGGATAGACGTTCCACTATAGACGGACTGAGTTCGTTCTTTCCtgaaatttaataacatttcttaTTGAAATTGGCGTTAACTGAGTATGCAGAGGGCATAGAAGAGCTGGTGATACGCtataaaaaatgtgtaaattcgtaTGGCGACTACGTATAaaagtaactaaattatcatattcatttaaaataagttttgtttcgttattttaaataataatatctaGAGAAAAAAACGTTCCATACATTAAGAGTTATCCTCTTACGTCATTGCTTGTTTGTTCAATTGTGTGTGACGATGATGGGATGAGATAACCAGTTCATGAATCATCACAACCGTTTCGCCATGCTGTCGTAGTATgtcgtccagattatctgttcgTTTCAGCACTGGGTTCGTCTGCGCGTCGA of the Bacillus rossius redtenbacheri isolate Brsri chromosome 10, Brsri_v3, whole genome shotgun sequence genome contains:
- the LOC134535671 gene encoding chymotrypsin-2-like, which produces MRVAVSFLIFVTYATQARSARAREFTHVRGSSHTCEGVHTRAREFTHVRAEVPASHELAGAAQPSRLQPGRLANSEPAHLGQFPYQALIVGDHTSVCGGSLISEAWVLTSGLCAYHQSSFQVSLGLTNMSDSERGKKTFVSREAILHEDFNIYTFVNDIALIHVTAHVIFSPLLSPVGLPAFADASQSYDDREVDVSGWGEMCDGGNYVDNLHFISTYVISNARCAGVYPDYAVPASKLCTWDSRNEGLLHFDSGDPVVLRGQRGPVQVGVGSFSARSVCRAALPSAHTRVTAYLGWLNNHTRLIVA